The following coding sequences lie in one Pontibacter sp. G13 genomic window:
- a CDS encoding helix-turn-helix domain-containing protein, whose amino-acid sequence MSQFSIDPTIISPVPSKEEKRVATRFLEELGAFMRDADSSSFEIAILKDGKSMKVPFSKITLELFREILKMTSAGKQVSIEPVSDFLTTSQAADILGCSRPHLIKLLEEGAIPFHKIGTHRRVSHRELSNYLAAKRQERDQALEEMTKLGEDLGLYDT is encoded by the coding sequence ATGTCTCAGTTTTCTATTGATCCGACGATTATTTCTCCAGTACCTTCCAAGGAAGAAAAGCGAGTTGCCACTCGGTTTCTGGAGGAATTGGGAGCGTTTATGAGGGACGCTGATTCATCTAGCTTTGAGATTGCCATTTTGAAAGACGGAAAATCCATGAAAGTTCCATTTTCAAAGATTACCCTAGAATTATTTAGAGAGATCTTGAAAATGACAAGTGCGGGGAAACAGGTCTCTATCGAGCCTGTATCTGATTTCTTGACTACTTCACAAGCAGCCGATATACTAGGGTGCTCACGTCCACACCTAATCAAGCTTTTGGAAGAAGGAGCAATTCCTTTTCACAAAATAGGTACACATAGAAGAGTCAGCCACCGGGAACTTTCCAACTATTTGGCTGCGAAAAGGCAAGAAAGGGATCAAGCGCTGGAAGAAATGACTAAGCTCGGAGAAGACTTAGGCTTATACGACACCTAG
- a CDS encoding PIN domain-containing protein translates to MIPQAVLDTCVLFPIYKRDLLFQLASDGLYHPKWTSMILEELRRTFQGKGPSLEAYAYNLDLMARHFPFAMIEGFEWLIPSLDLPDPDDCHVLAAAIHAQVKWIVTDNLKDFPTAYLTELEIEVLSADRFCAEIIAQYPEKGIQSWKKLVARKKRPPISEREYLEIYRFKVGLPLTSNVLEGLLA, encoded by the coding sequence ATGATTCCTCAGGCTGTCCTCGATACTTGTGTTCTATTTCCGATCTACAAACGAGATTTACTGTTTCAATTAGCCTCTGATGGATTGTATCATCCGAAGTGGACCTCCATGATTTTGGAGGAACTAAGGCGTACCTTTCAAGGCAAAGGCCCTTCTCTGGAAGCTTACGCTTACAATTTGGATTTGATGGCCAGGCATTTTCCCTTTGCCATGATCGAAGGATTTGAATGGCTGATTCCATCATTGGATCTACCCGACCCAGATGATTGTCATGTCCTAGCTGCAGCCATTCATGCTCAGGTTAAGTGGATTGTGACTGATAATCTCAAAGATTTCCCTACTGCCTATTTGACTGAGTTGGAAATCGAAGTACTGTCGGCAGATCGGTTCTGTGCAGAAATCATTGCTCAATATCCCGAAAAAGGGATTCAAAGCTGGAAAAAATTGGTAGCTAGAAAGAAAAGGCCTCCTATTTCTGAGCGTGAGTATTTGGAAATCTATCGATTCAAGGTAGGATTGCCCTTAACCTCTAATGTGCTAGAAGGCCTTCTGGCATAA
- a CDS encoding peptidylprolyl isomerase, producing the protein MSKAQIITEKGTMTVSFYDNDAPNTVKNFQDLAKKGFYDGLTFHRVIPDFVIQGGCPNGTGAGGPGYTIDCELTGDNQHHDRGVLSMAHAGRNTGGSQFFICHNRQNTQHLDRNHTCFGKVVEGLDVIDDIRGGDKIEKITIIED; encoded by the coding sequence ATGTCTAAAGCACAAATCATCACGGAGAAAGGAACCATGACTGTTTCCTTCTACGACAACGATGCTCCAAATACCGTCAAGAACTTCCAAGATCTCGCCAAAAAGGGATTCTACGATGGCTTGACTTTCCATCGTGTAATTCCCGATTTCGTCATCCAAGGCGGATGCCCAAATGGAACGGGTGCAGGTGGTCCTGGATACACCATTGATTGTGAATTGACTGGTGACAACCAACACCACGATCGCGGCGTGTTGTCCATGGCACACGCAGGTCGCAACACCGGCGGTTCTCAGTTTTTCATCTGCCACAATCGCCAGAACACTCAGCACCTCGATCGCAACCACACCTGCTTCGGCAAAGTGGTCGAAGGACTGGATGTGATCGACGATATCCGCGGTGGTGATAAGATCGAGAAGATCACGATCATCGAGGACTAA
- a CDS encoding SPFH domain-containing protein, producing MKFPLAIICGCCMILLVASSCDRINQLRTPPPAPIPDQIFQMTLHDIRLGDGVPVGVDLSVRWNLTGEIDFAGTYVSPERYDSLILSARCKELVAALANTFPSVDSLFSVDRVPFMNALKDQLQNGLAETGIEMKEVMVSTIIFPQTFLSSMEKTGLREQELTAIRQQKVLEIERAKAAKEQAVAQGEVSVAQAEARGRLERIEADIESSRRKRELAQAETQRQVAETQAKSEKKRLELLAEADLTKQKGLKKLEISHLRELDQVAVDKQKALDLAEFESQMQLANLCEENPAYATFLVNRELASHVQIAVLPSNGQDHMLGQFLQQNTMEK from the coding sequence ATGAAATTTCCACTTGCTATTATTTGCGGTTGCTGTATGATCCTGTTGGTGGCCTCCAGCTGCGACCGGATCAATCAACTGCGCACTCCGCCGCCGGCTCCCATACCGGACCAGATTTTCCAAATGACCCTCCACGATATCCGCCTCGGAGATGGGGTGCCTGTCGGTGTGGATCTCTCGGTCCGCTGGAATCTTACGGGCGAGATCGACTTCGCGGGAACCTATGTCTCTCCGGAGCGCTATGACAGCTTGATTTTGAGCGCCCGTTGTAAGGAATTGGTTGCGGCATTGGCCAATACCTTTCCGAGCGTGGATTCCCTCTTTTCGGTAGATCGTGTACCATTCATGAATGCGTTGAAAGATCAACTGCAAAATGGATTGGCCGAGACGGGCATTGAGATGAAAGAAGTCATGGTTTCTACTATCATTTTTCCCCAAACCTTTCTTTCGTCAATGGAAAAAACCGGACTTCGGGAACAGGAACTTACCGCTATCCGGCAGCAAAAGGTTCTGGAGATCGAACGTGCCAAAGCCGCAAAGGAACAGGCAGTTGCACAAGGAGAGGTCTCTGTGGCGCAGGCTGAGGCTCGGGGCCGACTGGAGCGGATCGAAGCCGACATCGAGTCTTCTCGTCGTAAGCGGGAATTGGCACAGGCCGAGACTCAAAGGCAAGTGGCCGAGACACAGGCCAAATCAGAGAAAAAGCGCCTTGAATTGCTGGCAGAGGCTGATTTGACCAAGCAAAAAGGACTCAAGAAATTGGAAATTTCACACCTCCGAGAATTGGACCAAGTAGCCGTAGACAAGCAAAAAGCCCTGGATCTAGCTGAATTTGAATCCCAAATGCAGCTCGCAAATCTCTGTGAAGAGAATCCTGCTTATGCCACATTCTTGGTAAATCGGGAGCTTGCCTCCCACGTTCAGATCGCGGTCTTGCCCAGCAATGGACAGGATCACATGCTCGGCCAGTTCCTACAGCAAAACACCATGGAAAAATAA
- a CDS encoding LytTR family DNA-binding domain-containing protein, protein MMTTSIYNFDPQKKEYMLTAIIIDDIAEARATLKADLAECCPDIEVIGEAEGVVTGAKILREQSPDMVFLDIQMGDGSGFDLLQILGDIQFHVIFTTAHDTFAIKAFRYSAVDYLLKPIDTDLLEEAVDKIRAYDKTQSEQVETLLHNVSPQQPLTRLALHTTEKIHVVPVSEIVRCESSGHYTIFYLENGRQLLVSKPMKFYDQMLKDNHFIRVHHSHLVNGTFIKEYVKIDGGYLVLKDGTDVPVSMRKRAAVIEMLNSL, encoded by the coding sequence ATGATGACCACATCCATCTACAACTTTGACCCTCAAAAAAAAGAATACATGCTCACTGCCATCATCATTGACGATATCGCCGAAGCTCGTGCCACCCTCAAGGCCGATCTGGCCGAATGCTGCCCAGACATCGAAGTCATAGGGGAAGCAGAAGGTGTGGTGACAGGCGCCAAAATTCTCAGAGAACAATCCCCTGACATGGTGTTTCTGGATATCCAGATGGGCGATGGAAGCGGGTTTGACTTGCTACAGATCTTGGGAGATATCCAATTCCACGTGATCTTCACTACTGCCCATGACACGTTTGCCATCAAGGCGTTTCGGTACTCTGCAGTGGATTATTTGCTGAAGCCCATCGACACGGATCTGCTGGAAGAGGCAGTAGACAAAATTAGAGCCTACGACAAAACCCAATCGGAGCAGGTGGAAACTCTCCTCCACAATGTCTCTCCCCAACAACCTTTGACCAGATTGGCCCTTCACACCACCGAAAAAATCCACGTGGTGCCTGTGAGTGAAATCGTACGCTGCGAATCCAGTGGCCATTACACCATCTTCTACCTCGAAAATGGACGACAGCTGTTGGTTTCCAAGCCCATGAAATTCTACGACCAGATGCTCAAGGACAACCATTTCATCCGCGTCCACCACTCTCATCTCGTCAACGGCACCTTCATCAAGGAATACGTCAAGATCGATGGCGGCTACCTGGTCCTCAAGGATGGAACCGATGTCCCCGTCTCCATGCGGAAGCGGGCGGCAGTGATTGAAATGCTGAATAGCTTGTAA